In a genomic window of Flavobacterium crassostreae:
- a CDS encoding response regulator transcription factor — METGTTQEKITLAFINDKSPILDITCNDLVASGMEIIFRSENIEDGLFQLSALKELPQICIIDLDFYDRNVLSQLQELKTQYPTIKLIAHSDIDDQKVGKDLLDIGFSSYLLIGSGKDDFRKVIEGVIN; from the coding sequence ATGGAAACTGGTACAACACAAGAAAAAATTACCTTAGCTTTTATAAATGACAAAAGTCCAATTTTGGATATAACTTGCAACGACCTCGTTGCTTCAGGAATGGAGATTATATTCCGCTCAGAAAATATCGAAGACGGATTATTTCAATTATCAGCATTAAAAGAACTTCCTCAAATCTGTATCATTGATCTTGATTTTTACGACAGGAATGTGCTGTCGCAACTTCAAGAATTGAAAACACAATATCCAACAATAAAACTTATTGCTCATAGTGATATTGATGATCAGAAAGTCGGTAAAGATTTGTTAGATATTGGTTTTTCGAGTTATTTGCTTATCGGAAGTGGTAAAGATGATTTTAGAAAAGTCATTGAAGGGGTTATCAATTAG
- a CDS encoding molybdenum ABC transporter permease, translated as MVASLVIGILFLVLGLALRYWINRRKFYRRSPMGAESFSSYEKSIGIKFIERVGKWIAYALIIFGLLSLWVYSREKNDKEKQKVEIETEPSDQRR; from the coding sequence ATGGTTGCATCATTAGTTATAGGAATACTATTTTTGGTTTTAGGTTTGGCGCTTCGCTACTGGATTAATCGTAGAAAGTTTTACAGGCGAAGTCCTATGGGCGCAGAAAGTTTTTCTTCTTACGAAAAATCGATTGGCATTAAATTTATTGAAAGAGTTGGTAAATGGATAGCTTATGCCTTGATTATCTTCGGACTATTGTCATTATGGGTTTATTCCCGGGAGAAAAATGATAAGGAAAAACAGAAAGTGGAGATAGAAACTGAACCAAGCGACCAACGCAGATAG
- a CDS encoding DUF3872 domain-containing protein — protein sequence MTIFFKQFKRGLLPAYVLLAILTSSVTLVSCSKDDKLEVQNDFPFEVQVMPIPKDVLNGQTVEIRMAIKRSGNYSDTQYFIRYFQFDGQGTLRYSNESAYLPNDLYPLPTKQFRLYYTSSSTVSQSFDVWISDSFGNEKKLTFQFNSSD from the coding sequence ATGACAATATTTTTCAAACAATTCAAAAGAGGATTACTGCCAGCATATGTATTGCTGGCAATCCTCACAAGTTCGGTTACTTTGGTATCTTGTAGCAAAGATGACAAACTCGAAGTACAGAACGATTTTCCTTTTGAAGTGCAGGTTATGCCAATTCCAAAAGATGTATTGAATGGGCAAACCGTTGAAATAAGGATGGCAATAAAGCGAAGCGGTAATTACAGCGATACGCAATATTTTATCCGTTACTTTCAGTTTGACGGGCAGGGAACTTTAAGATATTCTAATGAATCTGCGTACTTACCAAACGATTTATATCCTTTACCAACAAAGCAGTTCCGATTGTATTACACTTCTTCATCCACTGTGTCGCAATCATTTGATGTATGGATTTCTGATAGTTTTGGTAATGAGAAGAAACTCACTTTCCAATTCAATAGTAGCGATTAA
- a CDS encoding conjugal transfer protein TraO produces the protein MRKYIYTVMFVLIGITFAQAQRMLPKQKGLEVSAGVLSGDKIGNDYYINLAMTVNGKNGNYQFWALEYTHQYHSYKGLRIPQETYTAEGGYSLFLLGDARKNITLNAGITGVLGYESINRGEAMLDDGAKIVSEDNFIYGAGGRLTFETYLSDRFVLVLQGRTKVLWGTDMKQFRPSAGVGLRFNF, from the coding sequence ATGAGAAAGTATATCTATACCGTAATGTTCGTATTAATAGGCATTACGTTTGCACAAGCACAACGAATGTTACCTAAGCAAAAAGGCTTGGAAGTAAGTGCTGGTGTGTTATCTGGCGATAAAATCGGAAACGATTATTATATCAATTTAGCAATGACCGTAAATGGCAAAAACGGCAATTACCAATTTTGGGCGTTGGAATATACGCACCAATACCATTCTTATAAAGGACTGCGTATCCCGCAAGAAACTTACACAGCCGAAGGCGGTTACAGTTTATTCCTCTTGGGTGACGCCCGAAAAAACATAACGCTAAATGCCGGAATAACTGGCGTACTCGGTTATGAAAGCATCAACCGTGGCGAAGCAATGTTGGATGACGGAGCGAAAATAGTGAGTGAAGACAATTTCATTTACGGAGCTGGCGGTCGGCTGACTTTTGAAACGTATCTATCCGACCGATTTGTATTAGTCCTGCAAGGACGTACAAAGGTTTTATGGGGTACGGATATGAAACAATTCCGACCGTCCGCAGGTGTGGGATTAAGGTTTAATTTTTAA
- the traN gene encoding conjugative transposon protein TraN, which yields MKNHIKFLWAFALVIGFAVNTFAQESIKAKLNLGKIEPYQMQVTYDKTTHLIFPTAIRYVDLGSEYLIAGKADDAENVLRVKASVKDFETETNFSVITNDGRFYSFNVYYSTCPEALSYDLITMQKAVDKKNGNDVLFEELGNNSPSLAGLLLETIYKNNNRIVKHIGAKSFGIQFVLKGIYIHNGKYYFHTELRNRTNVPFGIDFINFKVVDKKVAKRTVVQERPMIPLRTYKPLGKIGGNSIEQNVFLLDQFTIANDKVLLIEIFEKNGGRHQTLQVENSDLIKARLINNDMHLKF from the coding sequence ATGAAAAATCATATAAAATTTTTATGGGCTTTTGCCCTTGTCATCGGCTTTGCCGTAAACACTTTTGCACAAGAAAGTATAAAAGCAAAACTAAATTTAGGCAAGATAGAACCGTACCAAATGCAAGTAACCTATGACAAGACTACTCATTTGATTTTCCCAACCGCTATACGATATGTGGATTTGGGTAGCGAATACCTGATTGCAGGAAAGGCAGACGATGCAGAAAATGTACTTCGTGTAAAAGCATCGGTAAAAGATTTTGAAACAGAAACCAATTTTTCGGTCATTACAAATGACGGTCGCTTTTACAGCTTCAATGTATATTACAGTACCTGTCCGGAAGCGTTGAGTTACGACCTAATCACAATGCAAAAAGCAGTAGATAAAAAGAACGGAAACGATGTGCTTTTTGAAGAATTGGGTAACAATTCGCCATCATTGGCGGGCTTGCTTTTGGAAACGATTTACAAGAACAATAATCGAATTGTAAAGCATATCGGTGCTAAAAGTTTTGGTATTCAGTTTGTTCTAAAAGGAATTTACATTCACAACGGCAAATACTATTTCCATACCGAATTGAGAAACCGTACCAATGTGCCTTTTGGAATTGATTTTATCAATTTCAAAGTAGTAGATAAAAAGGTAGCCAAACGTACCGTGGTGCAGGAAAGACCAATGATACCGCTACGTACTTATAAACCGTTGGGTAAAATTGGTGGAAATTCCATCGAACAAAACGTATTCCTTTTAGACCAGTTTACCATTGCCAATGACAAGGTTTTGTTGATTGAAATCTTTGAGAAAAACGGTGGCCGACACCAAACGCTTCAGGTAGAAAATTCGGATTTAATCAAGGCTCGCTTGATTAATAATGATATGCACCTGAAATTTTAA
- the traM gene encoding conjugative transposon protein TraM, producing MKENEKRVSILVEEGDQNKASNGTEDKKSAIERFKKPLIFGLIGVVFIGCLYLIFKPSEDKKEMENIGLNGAFPQATEEEMQDDKQKAYELDMLEQKDQEKRNALTTLSDYWNIDSIQQSKEELTEEDQNNGMITGKSGTSTLNSYRNAQSTLGSFYQDNNSETQELRKQLDELKEQLAEKDIPKSATVNDQLVLMEKSFQMASKYLPSGGNTEEPLSTDGNIRGSTSKSQNEYFTSFTPTKKNAVSALYREPTDSTFIAERSENKNRGFYTPGAIEQVAQPKNSVKASVQETQTIIGESGVRLRLLEPAQTPNRTIPKGTILTAIGKFQGGRLQLKVTSIELEGNIVPVDITIYDLDGQQGLFVPYSPERNAVTDIVANMGNSTGSSFSMNSSTGQQIGSDLSKSAVQGISGYFAKKIRTSKVTLKAGHQVFLVSKK from the coding sequence ATGAAAGAAAATGAAAAAAGGGTCAGCATTCTGGTTGAAGAAGGCGACCAAAACAAAGCTTCCAACGGTACGGAGGATAAAAAGAGTGCTATAGAGCGATTTAAAAAACCACTCATTTTTGGTTTAATAGGGGTCGTTTTTATCGGTTGTTTATACCTTATATTTAAACCCTCGGAAGACAAAAAGGAAATGGAAAATATCGGACTAAACGGTGCTTTCCCACAGGCTACTGAAGAAGAGATGCAGGATGATAAACAAAAAGCTTATGAGCTAGATATGCTGGAACAGAAAGACCAGGAAAAGCGAAATGCGCTAACTACTTTATCCGATTATTGGAATATCGATAGCATACAGCAAAGTAAAGAAGAATTGACCGAAGAAGACCAAAACAATGGTATGATAACCGGAAAATCAGGCACTTCTACATTAAATAGTTACCGAAATGCACAAAGTACATTAGGTTCATTTTATCAGGATAATAACAGCGAAACACAAGAACTACGCAAACAATTGGACGAATTAAAAGAACAATTGGCAGAAAAAGATATTCCTAAATCTGCAACTGTAAATGACCAATTGGTATTGATGGAAAAGTCGTTTCAGATGGCTTCAAAGTATCTGCCTTCAGGCGGCAATACCGAAGAACCTCTAAGCACCGACGGTAATATTCGAGGATCTACTTCAAAGTCGCAGAATGAATATTTTACGTCATTCACACCAACAAAAAAGAATGCTGTATCAGCTTTGTACAGAGAACCTACGGATAGTACTTTTATAGCAGAAAGGAGCGAAAACAAGAACCGAGGTTTCTATACTCCAGGAGCTATAGAACAAGTGGCTCAGCCAAAAAATAGCGTAAAAGCCAGTGTACAAGAAACACAGACCATAATTGGCGAAAGCGGTGTACGACTGCGTTTATTAGAACCTGCTCAAACGCCTAACCGCACCATTCCTAAGGGAACAATTTTAACGGCAATCGGAAAATTTCAAGGTGGCAGGTTACAGCTAAAAGTTACTTCCATAGAATTGGAGGGTAATATTGTCCCTGTAGATATAACCATCTACGACCTCGACGGACAACAAGGTTTGTTCGTTCCCTATTCGCCAGAACGTAATGCTGTTACCGATATTGTAGCCAATATGGGAAACTCCACAGGTTCAAGTTTTAGTATGAACTCATCAACAGGTCAACAGATTGGTTCCGACCTTAGTAAAAGTGCGGTACAAGGCATTTCGGGTTATTTCGCAAAAAAAATACGAACATCAAAGGTTACGCTAAAAGCAGGACATCAAGTTTTCCTTGTTTCTAAAAAATAA
- a CDS encoding nitrogen regulatory IIA protein yields MKKLRVNMEGYFNKLDEQWRVLPVGKQHKYTLYFFIGYLLLTAGVILKVWSDAGKADSSLDIEHIENPVLKKKVNPKKLQDTLTTIFKNKFYERK; encoded by the coding sequence ATGAAAAAATTAAGAGTAAACATGGAAGGGTATTTTAACAAGTTGGACGAACAATGGCGGGTATTACCTGTTGGCAAACAGCATAAATACACCTTGTACTTTTTTATAGGCTATCTCCTGCTTACCGCAGGAGTTATTTTAAAAGTATGGTCTGATGCAGGTAAAGCTGATAGCAGTTTGGACATCGAGCATATCGAAAATCCTGTCCTCAAAAAGAAAGTAAATCCTAAAAAGTTGCAGGATACATTAACAACAATTTTTAAAAATAAATTTTATGAAAGAAAATGA
- the traK gene encoding conjugative transposon protein TraK gives MEFKTLRNIENSFKQIRLYAIVFAVLCISVVGYAVWKSYSFATEQRQKIYLLDNGKSLMLALSQDASINRPVEAREHVRRFHELFFTLAPDKNAIESNMKRAFNLADKSAFDYYKDLSEKGYYNRIISGNVQQRIEVDSVVCNFDNHPYAVRTYAKQFIIRSSNVTRRSLITSCFLVNSVRSDNNPQGFNIEKFAVLENKDIEVVQR, from the coding sequence ATGGAATTTAAAACACTCAGAAATATAGAAAACAGCTTTAAACAGATAAGGCTGTACGCCATTGTATTTGCCGTTCTCTGCATTAGCGTTGTCGGGTATGCTGTATGGAAATCCTACAGTTTTGCAACCGAACAACGCCAAAAAATTTATTTACTGGACAATGGAAAATCATTGATGTTGGCGCTGTCGCAAGATGCATCCATCAACCGTCCAGTGGAGGCAAGGGAACACGTCAGACGTTTTCACGAACTCTTTTTTACACTTGCACCCGATAAAAACGCTATTGAAAGTAATATGAAACGGGCATTCAATCTAGCCGATAAAAGTGCCTTTGATTATTACAAAGACCTTTCGGAAAAAGGGTATTACAACCGCATCATATCGGGAAATGTACAGCAACGTATCGAGGTGGATAGTGTAGTCTGCAATTTCGATAATCATCCTTATGCAGTGCGTACTTACGCTAAGCAATTCATCATCCGTTCCAGCAATGTGACAAGGCGAAGCTTGATAACGTCCTGTTTCCTTGTAAACTCTGTCCGTTCAGACAATAATCCGCAAGGTTTCAACATTGAAAAATTTGCCGTGTTAGAGAATAAGGATATTGAAGTTGTTCAGCGCTAA
- the traJ gene encoding conjugative transposon protein TraJ, producing MEWNNLHEVLRSLYDDMMPIAGDMVGVAKGVAGLGALFYVALKVWQALSRAEPIDMFPLLRPFALGLCIMFFPTIVLGTINAVLTPIVTGTHSILEDQVLDLNKLQQQKDQLEYEAIVRNPETAYMASDEEFDKKLDELGWSPSDVGTMAGMYMDRQSYKIEKAIKEWFRNLLEILFQASALVIDTIRTFFLIVLSILGPIAFAISVWDGFQSTLTQWFTRYVSVYLWLPVSDLFSSMLARIQSLILERDIEMLNDPTYIPDTSNTVYIIFMIIGIVGYFTIPTVTGWIIQAGGAGNFTRNVNQTAMKSGNLAGAGAGSVAGNIGGRLINK from the coding sequence ATGGAATGGAATAATCTTCACGAAGTACTGCGTTCGCTGTACGATGATATGATGCCAATTGCTGGAGATATGGTAGGAGTAGCTAAAGGTGTGGCCGGATTAGGCGCTTTGTTCTATGTGGCATTAAAGGTTTGGCAGGCTTTGAGCCGAGCCGAACCAATCGATATGTTTCCGTTGTTACGTCCGTTTGCCTTGGGACTTTGCATTATGTTTTTCCCTACAATCGTGTTGGGAACTATCAATGCCGTACTCACTCCAATAGTAACTGGAACCCATTCTATTCTCGAAGACCAGGTACTTGATCTCAACAAGTTACAACAGCAGAAAGACCAATTGGAATATGAAGCAATAGTAAGAAATCCTGAAACCGCTTATATGGCATCGGATGAAGAATTCGACAAGAAATTGGATGAATTGGGTTGGTCGCCATCTGATGTGGGAACAATGGCAGGAATGTATATGGATAGGCAATCTTACAAGATTGAGAAGGCAATAAAAGAATGGTTTCGCAATTTACTTGAAATACTTTTTCAGGCGTCAGCACTGGTTATTGACACAATCCGAACATTTTTTTTAATCGTTTTGTCCATACTAGGTCCAATTGCTTTTGCTATATCAGTATGGGATGGTTTTCAATCTACGCTTACCCAATGGTTCACAAGATATGTGAGCGTTTATCTATGGCTTCCCGTATCCGATTTGTTCAGTTCGATGTTGGCAAGAATACAATCGCTGATATTAGAACGGGACATCGAAATGCTGAATGACCCAACCTATATACCTGATACCTCAAATACCGTGTATATCATCTTTATGATTATCGGAATCGTAGGATATTTTACTATACCAACAGTGACAGGCTGGATTATTCAGGCTGGCGGTGCAGGAAACTTTACCCGAAATGTTAACCAAACGGCAATGAAATCAGGAAATCTTGCTGGTGCTGGAGCTGGATCTGTTGCAGGTAATATTGGTGGCAGGTTAATCAATAAGTAA
- a CDS encoding DUF4141 domain-containing protein encodes MKKIFFMVCTVLTLAVAPSAKAQWVVTDPTNLASGILNSANEIIQTSSTVSNVIKNFKEVEKVYKQGKEYYDKLQAINNLVKDARKVQLTVLLVGDVSEIYVQNFGKMMNDPNFSPQELVAIGNGYSALLNESTELLKELKQIITSSSLSLNDKERMDVIDRVFKEVKDYHSLVRYYTNKNISVSYLRAKKKNDAKRVLELYGTANQKYW; translated from the coding sequence ATGAAAAAAATATTTTTTATGGTATGTACTGTATTAACACTTGCAGTAGCACCGTCTGCAAAAGCCCAATGGGTAGTTACAGACCCCACGAACCTAGCTTCAGGTATTCTTAACAGTGCCAACGAAATCATACAGACTTCTTCTACTGTGAGTAATGTGATTAAGAATTTCAAAGAAGTAGAAAAAGTATATAAGCAAGGCAAAGAATATTACGACAAACTACAGGCTATAAACAACCTTGTAAAAGATGCTCGTAAAGTGCAACTGACTGTTTTGCTGGTAGGCGATGTTTCGGAAATATATGTGCAGAATTTTGGCAAGATGATGAATGACCCCAATTTTTCGCCACAAGAATTGGTAGCCATCGGCAACGGTTATTCAGCATTGCTAAATGAAAGTACGGAACTGCTAAAAGAATTGAAGCAGATCATCACCTCATCAAGTCTTTCGCTAAATGACAAAGAGCGAATGGATGTTATCGACCGTGTTTTTAAAGAGGTAAAAGACTATCACAGCCTTGTTCGCTATTACACCAACAAAAATATTTCTGTCAGCTATTTGAGAGCGAAAAAGAAAAATGATGCCAAAAGAGTGCTTGAACTTTATGGAACTGCTAACCAAAAATACTGGTAA
- a CDS encoding TraG family conjugative transposon ATPase: MINTAKSTTLESKFPLLAVENNCIISKDAEITACFEVHLPELFTVASAEYEAIHSAWHKAIKTLPDFTIVHKQDWYIKENYAPDLAKEDQSFLAKSYQRHFNERPFLNHYCYLFLTKTSKERMRMQSNFSSLCKGTLIPKEIRDKEVIHRFMEAIAQFERIVNDSGFIKMQRLTEDEIIGTEEKQGLLEQYLTLSKEAGTPMQDIAMGGEEVRIGNKRLCLHTLSDTDDLPGTVSADTRFEKLSTDRSDCRLSFAAPVGLLLSCNHIYNQYLFLDNSEANLQKFEKSARNMHSLARYSRANQINKEWIEKYLNEAHSFGLSSIRAHFNIMAWSDDANELKQIKNDSGSALALMECKPRHNTTDVATLYWAGMPGNAGDFPSEESFYTFIEPALCFFTEETNYHNSPSPFGIKMADRLTGKPIHLDISDLPMKRGIITNRNKFILGPSGSGKSFFTNHMVRQYYEQGAHVLLVDTGNSYQGLCELIKGKTKGEDGVYFTYTEDNPIAFNPFYTDDGVFDIEKRESVKTLILTLWKRDDEPPTRSEEVALSNAVSGYIERIKQDVIFPSFNGFYEYVKGDYRKVLEEKKVREKDFDIANFLNVLEPYYKGGEYDYLLNSDKQLDLLSKRFIVFEIDAIKDHKILFPIVTIIIMEVFINKMRRLKGIRKLILIEEAWKAIAKEGMAEYIKYLFKTVRKFFGEAIVVTQEVDDIIQSPIVKESIINNSDCKILLDQRKYMNKFDDIQAMLGLTDKEKAQVLSINMNNDPSRLYKEVWIGLGGTHSAVYATEVSLEEYLAYTTEETEKLEVMQLASELEGNVEFAIKHIAMQRRDSANQ; the protein is encoded by the coding sequence ATGATAAACACAGCAAAATCCACAACTTTGGAAAGCAAGTTTCCATTATTGGCGGTAGAAAACAATTGTATTATATCAAAGGATGCGGAAATTACTGCCTGCTTTGAAGTACATCTGCCGGAGCTCTTTACCGTGGCTTCAGCTGAATATGAAGCCATCCATTCCGCTTGGCATAAGGCTATTAAAACCTTGCCAGATTTCACGATAGTCCATAAACAGGATTGGTACATCAAAGAAAATTATGCACCCGATTTGGCAAAAGAGGATCAAAGTTTTTTGGCAAAATCCTACCAACGCCATTTCAATGAACGTCCGTTTCTGAACCATTATTGTTATCTGTTTCTAACCAAAACGAGCAAAGAGCGGATGCGAATGCAGAGTAATTTTAGTTCGCTTTGCAAAGGAACACTGATACCGAAGGAAATCAGAGATAAGGAAGTGATACATCGCTTTATGGAAGCCATTGCACAATTTGAACGCATTGTAAACGATAGCGGGTTTATCAAAATGCAACGCCTTACAGAAGACGAAATTATCGGTACAGAGGAGAAACAGGGTTTATTGGAACAATACCTAACATTATCAAAGGAAGCTGGAACACCGATGCAAGACATTGCAATGGGTGGTGAAGAAGTCCGTATCGGAAATAAAAGGTTGTGCCTGCACACTTTATCCGATACCGACGATTTACCTGGAACAGTATCTGCTGATACCCGTTTTGAAAAATTATCGACCGACCGAAGCGACTGCCGTTTGTCGTTCGCTGCACCTGTGGGATTGCTGTTAAGCTGTAATCATATTTACAACCAGTATTTGTTTTTGGATAACAGCGAAGCCAATCTGCAAAAGTTTGAAAAGTCAGCAAGAAATATGCACTCGTTGGCTCGCTACAGTCGGGCAAATCAAATCAACAAAGAGTGGATAGAAAAATACCTGAATGAGGCACATAGTTTTGGACTGTCATCCATCAGAGCGCATTTCAATATTATGGCTTGGTCAGATGATGCCAACGAACTCAAACAAATAAAAAATGATAGTGGTAGCGCTTTGGCATTAATGGAATGCAAACCACGCCACAACACTACGGATGTAGCAACACTATATTGGGCAGGAATGCCGGGTAATGCAGGCGATTTTCCGAGTGAGGAAAGTTTTTACACGTTCATTGAACCTGCTTTGTGTTTTTTTACTGAAGAAACCAATTACCACAATTCGCCATCGCCATTTGGCATTAAGATGGCTGACCGATTGACCGGAAAGCCTATTCACTTGGATATATCCGATTTACCGATGAAACGGGGTATCATCACGAACCGGAACAAGTTTATACTTGGTCCTTCGGGAAGTGGAAAATCGTTTTTCACTAACCATATGGTTCGCCAATATTATGAGCAAGGTGCTCACGTTTTGTTGGTTGATACCGGTAATTCTTATCAGGGTTTATGCGAACTCATCAAAGGCAAAACCAAAGGAGAAGACGGTGTTTACTTTACGTATACCGAAGACAATCCCATTGCTTTTAATCCTTTTTACACTGATGATGGTGTGTTTGATATTGAAAAAAGAGAGAGTGTCAAAACCTTGATACTTACCCTTTGGAAACGTGATGATGAACCACCGACCCGTTCGGAAGAAGTGGCTTTATCAAATGCCGTAAGCGGTTATATCGAACGAATCAAACAAGATGTTATTTTTCCATCTTTCAATGGTTTCTATGAATATGTGAAAGGCGATTATCGTAAAGTATTGGAAGAAAAAAAGGTAAGGGAAAAAGACTTTGACATTGCCAATTTCCTCAATGTTTTGGAACCTTATTATAAAGGTGGCGAATATGATTATTTATTGAACTCTGATAAACAATTAGACCTTCTTTCCAAACGCTTTATTGTGTTTGAGATTGATGCTATTAAAGACCACAAAATCCTCTTTCCAATCGTGACCATCATCATTATGGAGGTCTTCATCAACAAAATGAGAAGACTAAAAGGTATCAGAAAACTGATACTGATTGAAGAAGCTTGGAAAGCCATCGCCAAAGAGGGAATGGCTGAATACATCAAATACTTATTCAAAACTGTCAGAAAGTTTTTTGGCGAAGCCATCGTGGTAACCCAAGAAGTGGACGACATTATTCAATCGCCCATCGTAAAGGAAAGTATCATCAATAATAGTGATTGTAAAATCCTGCTCGACCAGCGAAAGTATATGAACAAGTTCGATGATATACAGGCAATGTTAGGTTTGACTGATAAAGAAAAAGCGCAGGTACTTTCTATCAATATGAATAACGACCCATCACGGCTTTATAAGGAAGTATGGATTGGCTTGGGCGGAACACACTCTGCGGTATATGCCACAGAAGTTAGTTTGGAGGAATATCTCGCATACACCACCGAAGAAACCGAAAAACTCGAAGTGATGCAACTCGCATCAGAACTGGAGGGTAATGTAGAATTTGCTATAAAACACATCGCTATGCAACGGCGTGATAGTGCAAATCAATAG
- a CDS encoding DUF4133 domain-containing protein, which produces MSNYNINKGIGRTVEFKGLKAQYLFIFAGGLLGTLILVMILYIIGVNSYICLFLGSGCASLIVWQTFSLNRKYGEHGLMKVGARKRHPRYIICRKAVHRYLKFTTKPDVR; this is translated from the coding sequence ATGAGTAATTATAACATCAATAAGGGTATTGGAAGAACGGTGGAATTTAAAGGGTTGAAAGCACAATACTTGTTCATTTTCGCAGGTGGACTGCTCGGTACACTAATTCTCGTGATGATTCTATATATCATCGGGGTTAATTCTTATATCTGCTTGTTTCTTGGTTCAGGCTGTGCTTCGTTGATTGTGTGGCAGACCTTTTCACTGAATAGAAAGTACGGCGAACACGGACTAATGAAAGTGGGCGCAAGAAAAAGACATCCCCGATATATCATTTGTCGCAAGGCTGTACATCGCTATTTAAAGTTTACTACTAAACCTGATGTACGATGA
- a CDS encoding DUF4134 domain-containing protein: protein MKKQSKKILVAVITLLSGIGVFAQGNGTAGITEATQMVTSYFDPATQLIYAIGAVVGLIGGVKVYNKFSSGDPDTSKTAASWFGACIFLIVAATVLRSFFL, encoded by the coding sequence ATGAAAAAACAAAGTAAAAAAATTTTGGTGGCAGTCATTACATTGCTATCAGGAATTGGTGTTTTCGCACAGGGAAATGGTACTGCTGGAATCACTGAAGCAACCCAAATGGTAACGTCTTATTTCGACCCCGCCACACAGCTCATTTACGCCATTGGTGCCGTAGTAGGTCTCATCGGAGGAGTTAAGGTGTACAACAAATTTAGTTCAGGTGATCCTGATACAAGCAAAACGGCGGCTTCGTGGTTCGGTGCGTGTATCTTCTTGATCGTTGCGGCCACTGTTCTACGTTCATTCTTTCTTTAA